The Misgurnus anguillicaudatus chromosome 12, ASM2758022v2, whole genome shotgun sequence region ATTGGGTCAGGGGAACCAGCTGACTCTGGGCTTTGTGCCTGCTTTCGTCAAAGCTTGCTCGGAAACTACTCTGCCTATTTCGTTGTTAATGTGACGGGTATGTCTGCGTGGGAGCTATGAAAAGATGAGCTTTGTTCAGTTAACAGCTTTTGAAAATTTTCTACTTGGTGGTCTGCACGCTCTCAACCTTTTTTCCTTtccttttattttattgttattgttatttaaGCAACATACAAAGGTTTGTTGTCATCTTTTAAATGGTCTTTTATTTCTGGTTGGGACTCTTTATGTTGTAGAATGTGTCAGGGGTTGAGTGGTGAATTTGTTAGGCAGCTCCCCAGCGTGCGTTTGTGCTTTTGTGTATGATTCAAGCGTAGGCACAGTTCTGAGCAGAATCCTGGAGCGAAGCCTAGAGTGACTCATGCCTCATCACTGTCCAGCAGTCTTTGAGGAACAGATACATTCACAGTGTGCTTGAATTATAGCAAACAGTAATCTGTATTCTGCTTTTTGAAGATGACTACCAAGAAGTCatcattcataaaaaataaaccctTTCTATCCAAGAACCTCTTCctttacattttgacaaaacgaAATGCTCAAAACTGAAACAAATGAGAGGTTTTAGGATCCTGGGGGACTTGACAGGCAAACAAAGTGTGGTTACAACTGTGTTTGTTTATCAGAACATTGGATGCTGTAACagtttaaatgaataaaaaaatcaggCATTGTGCCTGATAAATTCTGGGTGTCCTGTGGGTGTCTTCATTCTGACCTTTTATTTGAGGGGGAGGTATTAATAAAAATCATGTTGAATTCGTCACAGGTCACACAGTACCATCATCTGAGgatgaggatgatgatgaaTCATCGTCAGAAGAAAACAAGCCGTCAAGCAGTCAGGAGCTCTTACGTAAGTACTAACCCTATTTTGCAGCAGACAATGAAAAGATGAATCAGTGATTGTTATTAATGCAGTTTTTGTCCACTGTAGCAATGGCACCTCAATGGGCCCAACCTGAAAAGATGGAAAAAAAGCTTCATGCTGTACCAGCCAGCAAAACTGTGAAATTCCGATGTCAGGCCGAGGGAAACCCCGTTCCAAAGCTGCGCTGGCTCAAGAACGGAAAAGAGTTCAAAAGGGACCAGCGCATTGGGGGCTACAAGCTAACCCTGTTCTGGCTGCTGCTGTTATGTCCTTGTTGTCTTAGATGCACAGCTCACATTGACTTTCTGTGATGGCACTTACATCTTGATCTGTAGTTGATGTCTCACAGACTATGGGCCAAACCAAAACTATCTCTATGAAGCTCTTGGATTTAGTTCCTGCAATCAAgctaaaaatcacaaaaaatttaaacataATAAATCCTCTGCTTCCTCTCTCAGCTAAGGGAACACATGTGGACCATAATCATGGAGTCTGTGGTGCCCTCAGACAAGGGCAACTACACCTGCCTCGTGGAAAATGAACACGGAAGCATTAATCACACCTATCAGCTTGATGTAGTCGGTCAGTACTGCAGTTGTGCTTGATTACTTCAATAATTGCTAATCAATTCAGCATTTTAATACTCAAACAGTTCTTAACCCATGTCTAACAAAAACCCATCATGTGCGTGTTGTAGAGCGATCTCCACACAGGCCCATCCTGTATGCTGGACTCCCAGCAAACCGGACCGCTGTCGTGGGTAGTGATGTGGATTTTGTATGCAAGGTGTTCAGCGACCCGCAGCCCCACATACAGTGGCTCAAACACATCATAGTCAACGGAAGCCAGATCGGACCTGACGGACTCCCTTATGTCCGAGTTCTGAAGGTAAAGATGCATACCAGGATGAtatgttatttttttgcttattttataatttacagtaTTTCAGAGCAGACACAGTACATGTGTGAAGGGTTTAGGGGACATTTTTGAAGTTGCCCATGAATATTATTTCTCTACTGACTGTAATACATACTTGATCAAATGTTAGatctaaaaacaaaaagtataaagtttttttgttgcatttttttttacaagagGCAGCTCTACACACATCTGATATAACACCTGGGGTTGAATTATTTGGAATTTGATTTTTTGTCATCTCCAGCACTCGGGGGTCAATAGCTCGGACACCCAGGTGCTGACACTCTACAATATCACAGAGGAAGAGGGCGGCGAGTATATATGCAAAGTCTCCAATTATATAGGAGAGGCCAATCAGTCAGCCTGGTTAACTGTCCTTAGACATGATGTACAAGGTAACTTGACCACAGGGTAGACTGAAATCCTCTCTGTAGAAGTTTTGTCTTTGGGCTACTCTAGTTCCTTTTTAATACTTTGGGTCTTCCTATCCCATAATGCCATGGAAACTCCCAGCTAATCCCTACTTTGGGATTAGAACCCAACCCATGGCACTGATTTCCTTGATGTGGGTTGGGTCTTACTGGTTAGATCTCCATGTTGCTATCCTGATGTGGGTGAAGGTAAATTAAAGGTGATGGTGTAGGCCATTGTTTTGTGGTCTCGCTACAGGTGTTGGGTCAGCGCTCTAAGGTGGATTTGGGAGCTTTAAACTGGTTTTAAAGGTCAACCTCCCAAAAACCTTTCGATCCCATAGTGGTCATGCTTTCTTCTTTCCCCTCACGTCTGGGCCTTGGGTGTGCTTTTCTCATTCTTTTCCAGAATGCTGGCCTCAACACCACAGACAAGGAGATGGAGGTGCTCCAGTTGAGGAATGTGTCCTTTGAGGATGCTGGGGAGTACACTTGCTTGGCGGGCAATTCTATCGGGCTCTCCCATCATTCAGCATGGTTGACCGTCGTCAAAGGTATCCGGCGACCCTTTCTTTACCTCTCGACCTTTCCTGCTTTCAATCTTCTTTCTGTCTTGCAAGTGTGGTCGTTTTTTGGGTCATTTGCCGGGTCTTCAGGTGGACCGTATTCAGGTTCAAGAGCATTTACCTGAATATCCCTGAGCTGGTATAGTTTCTGCACACACCCCAAAAAACAAGGTATTTTACAAAGATGTGTGTGGCCGTCTGTCTTCTGCAGGTGCAGAACCATTCATGCATCCAGCACCAGCATGCTACGTAGACCAAACAATTGGATATTGGTGACATCTCCCCTATACTAGTATTAGCTTTCTATACGGTGTGTTTGGCTTTCTGTTTACCTGGCAAATGACACCAGTTATGACAGTTTTTTTCTGCTCTACTTTTGGTTCTCTAATCTCTGTACTTTTTGTTTTAATGATAGGTTTTTGCACACCAAGTCATGTCAGTTCAAATTTTGGCCAAACGTGGTTCATTATACTATATAAGACAAttaaaagtcactgtttatCATATGGATCAGACTGTGTATCAGTGCATATGTAAAATGCCAAAATTCTGTCTAGTTAGGCAGTAAACTAGGTTTTGGAACAGATGTTTTCTGACTATAATCTGACCACTTATTGGCTTGGTGCTGCATTGTCGTTGTatcattaaaacatgtttgtgtttattttctggGTGCTTGGTGTTATTTTAACCACAGtgtaattttaaaaaacacaaatgagtTGAATCCAAATTCATAATAACTAGAGATGCACAGATATATCGGTCAATAATCTGTATCGgtcgataaaagcaatttttcttCACACTATCGGCTATCAACACCATGTACGATATTAATGGACATTATATGAATAATAGtcagaaaatgtaatctttagaatttagttaattaatgaatataaccaccaaactattgATATCGacagatatcagtctgaataatcggtTATCGGTGGAAAATgtaatatcggtgcatctctttTAATAACCCATCGGGGGAGTTTATCATGCCTTGTCATGTTGCCCTGTCCTTCGTGGACATTTTGGCTAGCTTGGATTCATTTCATACTTGTGCAGCCTCACACCGGTGGAGAATGTAGAGTGAAATCCTAAGCCACAAAGGAGTCATTATGTGGCAACAAAAGGAGCTTGTGCTCTCTTTTCAGTGCCAATAGTGTCAAATGCACTGGTTGAAATACAACAGAgcttggtgtgtgtgtgtatatgtgtggatACATGTGCGTATGTGTGCCTGTCACCAGCGTCTTTCAATGTGTGTCAGTTGAGGGCCCTGTTAAACATTGTAGCCACAGTAATGGAGGTGTGCTTGGGGGTAGTTTACACTACAAGAAGATTTAGCCTTGCTAAGACGAGCATCACTATAATTAATTCTAATACCACCTAATCTTAAAATTATGTGGTGAAGGGGATAGGCAACAGACACATCATTTTCCCCtgtcaaaaacaataaaacaggcaaaaaaTCCCTTCAGCATTCTTTGTCAAAGGGACATGAATTATATCTCAGGATAGTGACCTTGTGGGGTAAAATCCTTCGACCTAGGACAGTAAACAACTACTTACAAACTACTAACaccttaaaaaacaacaaagcaaTGCCGTTTAGCACGGAAAAGTACAATTCACAATCAGCATATTTACAAATTTAGTTTTGCAGTTACTGACCCTAAAATTGTGTTTGCTTTATAAGCACCCACCACCCCTTCTGCAGTGCCCAGTCAGTCCTACCTGGAGGTTTTAATCTACTGTGTTGGATTCTTCTTCATCTTCATCATGGTGGGAATTGCCACCATTGTCAAAGTCCGCAGTTCCACCAAAAAGAGTGAATTCAAGGGCCAGCTGGCTGTCCATAAGCTGGCCAAAAGCATTCCCCTCCGCAGACAGGTAACAGAAAGTCAATAAGGCATACTTTTCCCCAAAAAAAGTACCAAGACCTTTAGAAAACACTTCTAACTCTTTCGTGTTTTATAGGTGTCAGTGGAATCCAGTTCTTCTCTGAACTCTGGTGTAATGTTGGTCAGACCCTCAAGGCTCTCCTCCAGTGGGACCCCTATGCTGTCAGGGGTCTCTGAGTATGAGCTGCCCCAGGACCCGTGTTGGGAAGTGCCCAGAGACAGGTACCGCCAATGCTCATCTAATATATTATGACTTTCTTGCAGTAGAATCTCTGTCAACCTGGAGTCATCTTGCCATCTTGTGTGTTTGTAACAGACTGGTGTTAGGGAAACCTCTGGGAGAGGGCTGCTTTGGCCAAGTGGTGATGGGTGAAGCCATTGGACTGGACAAAGACAAGCCCAACCGTGTGATTAAAGTAGCTGTAAAGATGCTGAAATGTACGTTTGGAAGAAAATTCATATGAACCCTGAAATGGGCTTTAGCTTACATCACATTACTGCTAAACCATAATTTGCTACTTGTAGAATAGCACCTCGTTAACATCTTGCTTCTTTTCTTTAGCTGACGCAACTGAGAAGGACCTCTCTGACCTCATCTCAGAGATGGAGATGATGAAGATGATTGGAAAACACAAGAACATCATCAACCTGCTTGGAGCTTGTACTCAAGATGGTAATGATTGTCTCCAACCATATGGTGTGAAGTTCAAAGATATTAGAACCCATCCAActgatttatttgtttatttcttaCATCTTTCCTCAGGCCCACTTTACGTCATTGTGGAATACGCCTCCAAAGGAAACCTGCGGGAATATCTGCGGGCCCGCCGGCCACATGGCATGGAGTATTGTTACAATCCCAACCAGGTGCCTGTGGAGAGCATGTCCATTAAAGACCTGGTCTCCTGTGCCTACCAAGTGGCTCGTGGCATGGAATATCTGGCATCCAGAAAGTGTAACTGGGGCATGTTaaagcagaatttttttatcCTCTATAATGTTTTATCAAGGCCTGAGATACTTACTGTGTATGTAATCCTCAACAGTGTATCCATAGAGACTTGGCAGCACGCAATGTACTTGTAACAGATGACAATGTAATGAAGATAGCAGACTTCGGTCTTGCCCGGGACGTTCATCACATTGATTACTACAAGAAAACCACGAATGTAAGCAGCCAGTTCTCCAAATACTCATAATTTACAGTCCAACTGATATCAGTTTATGATTCGATTCATAAAAAGTTTATCTGTATGTTAAATAAGTATTATTTTTCCAGGGTCGACTCCCTGTGAAATGGATGGCACCTGAAGCTTTGTTTGACAGAGTTTACACACACCAAAGTGATGTGTAAGAAGAAActttttatttccatttcatTAAATTCTCGCTTTTTGTCACTGGAGATTTTGGTTGTGTCTTGGCATTAACTTGGTGATATTGGTTTGTAGGTGGTCTTTTGGGGTTCTTCTCTGGGAGATATTTACTTTAGGAGGTTCACCTTATCCAGGAGTGCCTGTGGAGGAGCTCTTCAAGCTATTGCGGGAAGGTCATCGCATGGACAGACCCTCAGCTTGCACTCATGAGCTGTACGGCCagtttaaatcatttagtttgtGTTTTCGAGACTACAAAAGTTCTTTGCAAAGTAATTATCCAAGTTTGATTGGTATTTATATGTATAATGTCTTATAACGTTATGCAATTGGTCTATTTTAGGTACCTGATGATGAAAGACTGCTGGCACGCGGTTCCCACACAAAGACCGACTTTTAGGCAGCTGGTTGAAGATCTTGATCGTACGTTGTCCATGATGTCCAATCAGGTAAGCCCAGCAGTTCACTCTTATCAGTTAGCGTTATGGAGAGCATCCTTATGTGATTAAGCCATGAAAAGTACTAAAACAAAACTTTCTCCTACAGGAGTATTTGGACCTTTCTGTGCCTCCAGACCTTGTATACTCTGAAGTCATCCTAAACGAAAGAAACTCCACCTGTTCTTCTGAACCAGACTCAGTCTTCATACAGGTGTCTGGACCCGAAGAACCCTGCATCCCCCCGCCAGTTCTCCCTCAACACAACGTTCGATCCTTCAAGAAACGCTGACTGTAGAGAATACCTGGACATCTGATGTCACATTGTCTTTCTAATTCCTTTTGCTCATAAACTCTACGAGCTCAGAGACTGAAGAGTTCAGCCTGGGCCATCATAAAACCATATGCAGGAAGAGACATTTTATACCTGCAGAATGTGAAAATGAAGACGAGGAGTCTCGGGTGGCTCTCAAGAGATGGCTGACGTTTATTGAACTTTTGTCACCGTTTCTGCCCGATATGCTTCAAAAGGCCTTGGTCCTCACAAAAAGATGTTTCAAAAACATCATAAAGGGTTTTCTTTAGTCGATATGGCACAGAAATAATTACAATTGTTACCCAGTGGAGTGGACTGACTGTacaaatatgaaattatataaacACTATTGTTTTATGTtactattataattattattattttgtatttagcTCGCTCATTCCCTTTTATGTTAGTAAAACATAAATAGTAATACACACTAACCAGGTGTAAGGTGACAACAAGAAGCAACACAGCTATCTATTCCATGTTATCCCTTCTATGAGTTTGTCAAAATTGGTCAGGACCACCAAAATTTTTGACTGATGGATGGCTTCCTTTCTTCTCACCTTAATCCACGGATTTGTTATGATCGACTGTGCTGTGTTGCAAAGCATTTTTGCTTTTCTTGTGGAAATACTCTGTCGTCTGGTTAAGAAACACTGTAACACAGATTCGTGGGGTACAGTtgctttacctttaaataagcTACAAATGAATGATGTTATCATTGCTTGCTGTTGCGGATGTAGCATACAAATACCATTTTCTTTGTGGTTTGAAACACTAAATTCCAGTAGTGTGAATTAATGTTTGATAACAAATGTTACCTGGGTAGGATGAAATTGTtgtaatacatatatatatttaatgtcaGTTGGGGGGTTTGACAATCTCTTAGTACGTTCTGACAGATTTTGCCCATATCATGTTGTTGGGGCTAGTGTCAAACCATAGCATATCTTTGCCTTTACCATATTCTGCTTAATTGTCAAATGGCAGGGTTTATGTGAGGTTTAAAAAGGATGACTGGTAACCTGTTGTGATTCGGCCCACAGGacaaaatactgtagtatactttagtatttattaTGGTAAAtagtagtatattatagtagtattctgtagtattaaACACTATTAAGATTCAAAAACATTATATATTATATCTAGAATATTACTACAGTTTAGTATACTAAATACTATAGTATCCTACCCTTTTTTTAATGTGGGAGGGCATATACTGTagtagtatttactatagtaaactgtaataAAATCACTAGATGatgttgtgtttttgaaccttaaCATATACTACAGAATACATTAACAGAGTGTAGTAATTACTATAGTATACTAAAATTTAGTACAGTTTACTAAAGTACTGCGGTATTTTTTCATGGGTTAATGCTTGAGTGATTGTATGATTGTGTATAGATGTGAATTCGAGGCAGTGCACTTATATTCAGGCCGTCAATAAGCTTATTGATATTGCCTTTCTTGTgggaaaataaaaaagttatatataaAATTTTGAGCTGGTTCATGTGTTGTTATTAAAAGCTGTGTCATTCTTCTGTGTCACTTACTTGTATGAGTAGTTTAAGTACGTGAGAAGGATATACCAAACGTTGCGAGACTGTCCAGAGGTTGTCGGAAGGGCAGACGTGAGTAAGAATTTGCTGTCTCTAATATGAAACATTCACTCCAGCTGAAAGCTTCTGGCAGAGCCAAACGCATGATTAACGGTGAGAAAAGATCGCCTTTCCCTTGCGCAGGTCCCCAATCGATCAAGCGCGCCAACATCAGCGCGCAAACACATGCGCATTAGAGCACATATCACGAGGAAAACTCGTCGCATACACGACAGCTGAAGTACTTAAAATCACTCTCTTTAGACAGAACAGCAATGAATTTTCACCTTTTCACTAGGCAGAATACTTTACAATGTTTTTCTATAGTAAACCCTGTTAAATTGTAGTGAACTGGAGTTTATGAAGTAGTAGTATTTTGTGTAGTAGGCCTACTTTAGTATAGTAAATAgctataattatattatattactaaAGAATTAACTGTAACAGTGTTAACTAAAGTGAattgattattttttagtaaatatggTGGTATACATTAATATTTGCTAAAGTAAAATGTAGTttactgtagtatattatacagtaaaaaaatggcttttgtggactaaacaCAACTTCCGGTAGACTCTATATGGCAAAAATTTCAAATataatattttcaaatataatatataaaatataatatatatacaaacatatttcaaaatatacaaaaaatatatgtgctgaaatatattttaaaaaacgtttacaaaaatgtatttttcagctatatatattttgaaattttttttgtatattttgaaatatagtaaaaaaagaaatatatttgaaagcatttatattcacatcacattggaagaaaaacattgtatgttacaaacctgtaaacataacaggttaaaattaaatttattttcaactgtaaaaaatatatttaatttagctttactttctacaaaaggtatttagcatatatttaaaacctAGTTTTGGCtagagaaatgtattttttgtcgTATGGGCTTCCACATACAATCAATAACTACAGAGTTCTagttacagtagtttatttcttataacaaggtaaataaatgacaagaaaaTTACTTCATTGCCCTACATACAGTTGTTATCCATGCTAATCGTGTCCCCTCTTCTTTagcaaatcttttttttttcgaaaatgtatttgtttcagaTATTAGTTTAGCATCTAGCCAAAacgttaaattaaataaaagtaaaagttttcTTCAATTCAGGCGCGTAACCGCGTCAACAcgtgtgcgtccgatgaaacagtctataaaTTGTAGCAAATGCTGCATAAAATAGTATGAGGTCTACTATTGTAAAAATATACATAGACATTAACCAACCTCCTGTATAGACGTTCAATGGACGCACGCGCGTTGGCCCAAAGTTTACTTCCGGTCTGTGTTCGTTTATCAGTCTGGTTATTGGCTAAACATTTTGTTATtggaaaacaaaaatatgtcgATTTCCTAAAGAAGAAGGGAGGTGGTGACGTATTTAGCCAGGCAGAAATTTAAGAAtgtgtagttaacattgtataaatTAGTTTTAcatgttagctcagtgtagtagttgatacactaaaacatttgtttatgttgttgatGCTAAAACTAAAGGACTGCAAAAAAAACTTCACACTCCCAAATCACACCCGTGCTGATATATCACCACAAATCACAGGTGATAAATCTGTATGCTTGTTTTGTCATTCAGTGATTTTTTTGTGCATCAAAATTGTGGATGTGTTTAATTTTCTTGATGTGAGCCCTGATCCATCAGAACCCTTTTAGCATCTTTGTCTTTTCACCTTAAGTAATCTTGTTGCTTTTGGCAGGAAAGGTCATAATTGAATTAATGTCTGTAAATAGGAACTGGTTAAAAGTCACATCTGCCGGCCTGTAAAAGCTATCTATGGACTACACACCTGCCCTCATGAGCAGCTAATGGGTCGTAAGGTGCAATTAACCAGCGACCATTATCACCTTTGACAGATGGTCCAAAAGGTCTTGAACAAATGACGGGCTTGATTGCTTTTCTTGCGACAGCGGTGTCATTACAAACAACCGCCTCAAATGTAATTATTTGTGCTTTGTAAAGGTGTTGTGTTCCTAAGACTTATACCACATCTATGAATGCCATTCAGACGTTGGTCATTGATCTGAGTATCTctacattttctgtttgttataaactggcccaagtcaaaAGAGACCAAGGGTACATCTAAGGGacatttttaacagttttgTCTTCCAAATTGCATAGAAAAGTCAATAGGCTTAACttgtataaacaaaaataacacttaaattaatttaaaaaagctgCACCAATTATTCTCATACTGTATTTTGGTATGAGGATTTTTTCTTAGATTGTGAAGGTCTTTTGGTTGATAATACATGTTTTTATACATTCTGCATGCAGATTTTGTTTTGGAGAGCTGTCTGATACTGTGCTGCCCGCGGGTGCAGGTGATGACTCTGTCACTCACTTTGTTTACTTCTGTAAGCTCACATGCATTCAGTGCCGGGCGAGTCATGACACCTGCTCAGctgcgtgtctgtgtgtgtttaccgCAATGTTTTTGCTTTGACACACTGTGACCGGGCAGGATATTTAGACAAACAGAAGGTGGAGAGGTGCTGTTGGGTTAAACTTAGAAAGACTTTAAGAATGAAAGTGAAAAGAAATGGAGGCgaattgtattttttaatgcTGTGGTCTTACTGCCATAAAAAGAAAGAGTAAGACAGATGGTGTTTATACTGGTTCAGGATTTAAGTGTAGTACATTAACATTAAGACATTAGTTCACAAGTTTATGAATATACACAACAGGGGGGAGAAAAGCCCCcttgagtatttcacaatctgctcagttactgagtttttacgcacaaccatttctagggtttacaatgaatggtgtgaaaagggaaaaacattcagtatgcggcagtcctgtgagcaaaaatgccttgttgatgctggaggtcagaggagaatgggccgactgattcaagctgacagaagagcaactttgactgaaataaccactcgttacaaccgaggtatgcagcaaagcatttgtgaagccacaacacgcacaaccttgaggcggatgggctacaacagcagaagaccccatgGGGTACCACTccctccactacaaataggaaaaagaggctacaatttacacgagctcaccaaaattggacatttgaagactgtaaaaatattgcctggtctgatgagtctcgatttctgttgagacattcagatggtagagtcagaatttggtgtaaacagaatgagaacatggatccatcatgccttgttaccactgtgcaggctggtgtggtgtaatggtgtgagggatgttttcttggcacactttagaccccatagtgccaattgggcatcatttaaatgccacggcctacctgagcattgtttctgaccatgtccatccctttatgaccaccatgtaccatcctctgatggctacttccagcaggataatgcaccatgtcacaaagcttgaatcattgcaaattggtttcttgaacatgacaatgagttcactgtactaaaatggcccccacagatctcaacccaatagagcatctttgggatgtggtggaacgggagcttcgtgctctggatgtgcatcccacaaatcttcatcaactgcaagatgctatcctatcaacatgggtaacatttctaaagaatgctttcagcaccttgttgaatcaatgccacatagaattaaggcagttctgaaggcgaaagggggtcaaacacagtattagtatggtgttcctaataatcctttaggtgagtgtatataaaataaattggACTTTTATTGACTGTCCAAGATCTATTCAAGGCACGGTAAGATGACCACAGCATGAGAGtttgttaatattttatagGTTTAAAACAGATATTAAGTTAACTTTCCATTGTCTCATAAACACTTTCTCAACTGTAACTTGATTCTTTTGTTTGCTATTCTTCCCATCGTCTCATTTATGCAGCAAAGACTAATTCTGAAACTTTGTGATGTAACTTTAGAGGATAATAACAGTATCGTCTGTGTGTTTATTCCAAAATATCTCCCCCTATGTTCCGCTTATCCACAAATGAATGAGTGCCAAAGGAAGAAACTTTGCTAACAGAAAGTTTGCTTTCAAGTCTCACTCCTCTTGATTAGATGTTTATTTGTTCGGTTTTACATAGCAGCAATACCGCACCACTTTTGTCTTGACCAATGATTCTGGGAAGTTTCGAAATTGACTTTCTTTTAGAAAATCGTGTGGTTACAATCAACTTTTGTCAATTATGTAATGCTTGTTAACGGTTTAAGGTCAAGTTATATTATAATTTTGTTTTCAAGCCcacattttgaatgtgaaaacCTTTTCCATTTCTGTCCATGCGAACTTTAAACTTTAAAGGCAGAGCTGCATTGTCAA contains the following coding sequences:
- the LOC129446557 gene encoding fibroblast growth factor receptor 1-A; translation: MSSFGPHSSPSCIAMSSLRMLMSWRILLLWVILAQLPSARSRPAVTEQGHTVPSSEDEDDDESSSEENKPSSSQELLPMAPQWAQPEKMEKKLHAVPASKTVKFRCQAEGNPVPKLRWLKNGKEFKRDQRIGGYKLREHMWTIIMESVVPSDKGNYTCLVENEHGSINHTYQLDVVERSPHRPILYAGLPANRTAVVGSDVDFVCKVFSDPQPHIQWLKHIIVNGSQIGPDGLPYVRVLKNAGLNTTDKEMEVLQLRNVSFEDAGEYTCLAGNSIGLSHHSAWLTVVKAPTTPSAVPSQSYLEVLIYCVGFFFIFIMVGIATIVKVRSSTKKSEFKGQLAVHKLAKSIPLRRQVSVESSSSLNSGVMLVRPSRLSSSGTPMLSGVSEYELPQDPCWEVPRDRLVLGKPLGEGCFGQVVMGEAIGLDKDKPNRVIKVAVKMLKSDATEKDLSDLISEMEMMKMIGKHKNIINLLGACTQDGPLYVIVEYASKGNLREYLRARRPHGMEYCYNPNQVPVESMSIKDLVSCAYQVARGMEYLASRKCIHRDLAARNVLVTDDNVMKIADFGLARDVHHIDYYKKTTNGRLPVKWMAPEALFDRVYTHQSDVWSFGVLLWEIFTLGGSPYPGVPVEELFKLLREGHRMDRPSACTHELYLMMKDCWHAVPTQRPTFRQLVEDLDRTLSMMSNQEYLDLSVPPDLVYSEVILNERNSTCSSEPDSVFIQVSGPEEPCIPPPVLPQHNVRSFKKR